The Lycium barbarum isolate Lr01 chromosome 9, ASM1917538v2, whole genome shotgun sequence genome has a segment encoding these proteins:
- the LOC132610201 gene encoding uncharacterized protein LOC132610201 isoform X2, producing the protein MDRYQKVEKPRAEEPIKENEIRVTAQGLIRNYISYATTLLQDQQTKEIVLKAMGQAISKTVAIAEIIKRVPGLHQDTSISSTTITDAYEPLEEGLQPLEMTRQVSLITITLSTAELNKSSPGYQAPARFDQSGAENQQLQQAKQAYAPSDFNQDSYGIRGRGRGRGRGRGRGRGRGRGGYGNYYQDDGGYYNPGRGGGFADDGGYYNPVRGGGFADDGGYSHPGRGGGRGRGWGYRGTGYGRGRGGGWSGGRGYSRGRGRMGGRGGRGGGNQYMQEFTVRG; encoded by the exons ATGGATAGGTATCAGAAAGTGGAGAAGCCAAGGGCAGAGGAACCAATTAAGGAGAATGAGATCAGAGTGACAGCACAAGGTCTTATTCGTAATTACATTAGCTATGCCACCACTCTTCTTCAG GACCAACAAACAAAGGAAATTGTTTTGAAGGCAATGGGACAGGCTATCAGTAAAACAGTTGCCATTGCAGAGATTATAAAG AGAGTTCCTGGGTTGCATCAAGATACATCTATCAGCTCAACTACCATAACTGACGCATATGAGCCCCTTGAAGAGGGTCTACAACC GTTGGAGATGACTCGCCAGGTCTCGCTAATAACAATTACTTTGTCGACTGCTGAGTTGAATAAAAGCTCTCCTGG CTACCAAGCTCCAGCTCGTTTTGATCAGTCAGGAGCAGAGAATCAACAACTGCAGCAAGCAAAACAAGCCTATGCCCCTTCTGATTTTAATCAAG ATTCTTATGGTATCCGTGGTCGAGgccgaggtaggggcagaggcAGAGGACGGGGAAGGGGACGTGGCAGGGGTGGTTATGGAAACTACTACCAAG ATGATGGTGGATATTATAATCCAGGTCGAGGTGGTGGATTTGCAGATGATGGTGGATATTATAACCCAGTTCGAGGTGGTGGATTTGCAGATGATGGTGGATACTCTCACCCCGGTCGAGGTGGTGGCCGGGGCAGAGGTTGGGGATACCGTG GCACGGGATACGGAAGGGGCAGAGGTGGAGGCTGGAGTGGTGGCAGAGGTTATAGTCGTGGACGAGGCCGGATGGGTGGTCGGGGAGGAAGGGGTGGTGGAAACCAATATATGCAAGAGTTTACTGTCAGAGGTTAA
- the LOC132610201 gene encoding uncharacterized protein LOC132610201 isoform X1, producing the protein MDRYQKVEKPRAEEPIKENEIRVTAQGLIRNYISYATTLLQDQQTKEIVLKAMGQAISKTVAIAEIIKKRVPGLHQDTSISSTTITDAYEPLEEGLQPLEMTRQVSLITITLSTAELNKSSPGYQAPARFDQSGAENQQLQQAKQAYAPSDFNQDSYGIRGRGRGRGRGRGRGRGRGRGGYGNYYQDDGGYYNPGRGGGFADDGGYYNPVRGGGFADDGGYSHPGRGGGRGRGWGYRGTGYGRGRGGGWSGGRGYSRGRGRMGGRGGRGGGNQYMQEFTVRG; encoded by the exons ATGGATAGGTATCAGAAAGTGGAGAAGCCAAGGGCAGAGGAACCAATTAAGGAGAATGAGATCAGAGTGACAGCACAAGGTCTTATTCGTAATTACATTAGCTATGCCACCACTCTTCTTCAG GACCAACAAACAAAGGAAATTGTTTTGAAGGCAATGGGACAGGCTATCAGTAAAACAGTTGCCATTGCAGAGATTATAAAG AAGAGAGTTCCTGGGTTGCATCAAGATACATCTATCAGCTCAACTACCATAACTGACGCATATGAGCCCCTTGAAGAGGGTCTACAACC GTTGGAGATGACTCGCCAGGTCTCGCTAATAACAATTACTTTGTCGACTGCTGAGTTGAATAAAAGCTCTCCTGG CTACCAAGCTCCAGCTCGTTTTGATCAGTCAGGAGCAGAGAATCAACAACTGCAGCAAGCAAAACAAGCCTATGCCCCTTCTGATTTTAATCAAG ATTCTTATGGTATCCGTGGTCGAGgccgaggtaggggcagaggcAGAGGACGGGGAAGGGGACGTGGCAGGGGTGGTTATGGAAACTACTACCAAG ATGATGGTGGATATTATAATCCAGGTCGAGGTGGTGGATTTGCAGATGATGGTGGATATTATAACCCAGTTCGAGGTGGTGGATTTGCAGATGATGGTGGATACTCTCACCCCGGTCGAGGTGGTGGCCGGGGCAGAGGTTGGGGATACCGTG GCACGGGATACGGAAGGGGCAGAGGTGGAGGCTGGAGTGGTGGCAGAGGTTATAGTCGTGGACGAGGCCGGATGGGTGGTCGGGGAGGAAGGGGTGGTGGAAACCAATATATGCAAGAGTTTACTGTCAGAGGTTAA
- the LOC132610056 gene encoding protein SULFUR DEFICIENCY-INDUCED 2 — MMKSNNIGCTKKGEKQQLLESNYHVIHKLPPGDSPYVRAKYAQLVEKDPEGAIVLFWKAINAGDRVDSALKDMAVVMKQQDRAEEAIEAIKSFRDRCSKQAQESLDNVLIDLYKKCGKLEEQIELLKQKLRMIYQGEAFNGKPTKTARSHGRKFQVTIKQETSRILGNLGWAYMQQTNYAAAEVVYRKAQQIDPDANKACNLSTCLLKQARYVEARSVLEDILQGKIFGSDDPKSRIRVEELLKELEPFVSLGYTSPSPQWNLEDAFLEGLDQLINQNAPFRSRRLPIFEEISPCRDQLAC; from the exons ATGATGAAGAGCAACAATATTGGATGCACAAAGAAAGGAGAGAAGCAGCAATTGTTAGAGTCTAATTATCATGTTATTCATAAGCTTCCTCCTGGTGATAGTCCCTATGTTAGAGCCAAATATGCACAG CTAGTGGAGAAAGATCCAGAGGGTGCTATAGTTCTATTTTGGAAGGCGATTAATGCAGGAGATAGAGTGGATAGCGCATTGAAAGACATGGCAGTGGTTATGAAACAACAAGATCGTGCTGAAGAAGCTATTGAAGCTATAAAGTCCTTTAGAGACCGATGCTCCAAACAAGCACAAGAATCGTTAGACAATGTCCTCATCGATTTATACAAG AAATGCGGAAAATTAGAGGAGCAGATTGAACTGCTGAAGCAGAAGCTACGAATGATTTACCAAGGAGAAGCGTTTAATGGTAAACCTACAAAGACAGCTCGTTCCCATGGAAGAAAGTTCCAAGTTACTATCAAGCAAGAGACGTCCAGAATACTG GGTAATTTGGGTTGGGCATACATGCAACAAACCAACTATGCAGCTGCTGAAGTTGTTTATCGCAAAGCTCAACAAATCGACCCTGATGCCAATAAGGCATGCAATCTATCCACGTGTCTACTAAAACAAGCGCGATATGTTGAAGCAAGATCGGTCCTTGAAGACATTTTACAAGGTAAAATCTTTGGCTCGGATGATCCTAAATCAAGGATTCGCGTAGAGGAACTGTTGAAAGAATTGGAGCCATTTGTATCACTTGGATACACTTCCCCTTCTCCCCAATGGAACTTAGAAGATGCATTTCTTGAGGGTCTTGATCAGTTGATAAACCAGAATGCCCCGTTTCGATCGAGGCGACTTcccatttttgaagaaatttcacCATGTAGAGATCAATTGGCTTGTTGA
- the LOC132610057 gene encoding putative vesicle-associated membrane protein 726 isoform X1, translated as MLTHQVHLPRPNPNPFNQPAHVYTHLSWRINKRDNGILLKWSVDRVVVVMVVVLLARHQDLAIYIMFASAVAKIDELAIFNWRTPRFANMFEPSYCVVATESAGRQLPIAFLERIKDDFTKRYGGGKATTATPKSLSKEFGPKLKEHMKYCVDHPEEINKLAKVKAQVSEVKGVMMQNIEKVLDRGEKIELLVDKTENLRSQAQDFRQQGTKIRRKLWYENMKIKLIVLGIIIALILIIVLSVCPRFDCF; from the exons ATGCTAACTCATCAAGTCCATTTACCCCGACCAAACCCAAACCCATTTAATCAACCAGCTCATGTTTATACCCATTTATCCTGGAGGATCAACAAGAGAGACAACGGAATCTTGTTGAAGTGGAGCGTCGACAGAGTAGTAGTAGTGATGGTCGTCGTCCTTCTTGCAAGACATCAAGATCTGGCTATTTATATCATGTTTGCATCGGCTGTGGCGAAGATTGACGAATTGGCGATCTTCAATTGGAGAACGCCACGATTTGCAAACATGTTTGAACCTT CCTACTGTGTGGTTGCTACTGAATCAGCAGGCAGGCAGCTTCCAATTGCCTTTTTGGAACGTATTAAGGATGATTTTACCAAGAGATATGGTGGAGGAAAAGCTACTACTGCTACTCCTAAAAGTCTAAGCAAGGAATTTGG GCCAAAATTAAAAGAGCACATGAAGTATTGTGTTGATCATCCTGAAGAAATTAACAAGCTTGCTAAGGTGAAAGCTCAAGTTTCAGAAGTTAAGGGAGTGATGATGCAAAACATTGAAAAG GTTCTTGATCGTGGTGAGAAGATTGAGCTTCTAGTTGATAAAACAGAGAATCTTCGATCACAG GCTCAAGATTTTAGGCAACAGGGGACCAAGATAAGGAGGAAGTTGTGGTATGAAAATATGAAGATAAAACTGATTGTGTTAGGGATTATCATAGCTTTGATTCTCATTATCGTTTTGTCAGTTTGCCCTCGCTTTGACTGTTTTTAA
- the LOC132610057 gene encoding putative vesicle-associated membrane protein 726 isoform X2 translates to MGQQTLIYSFVARGTVVLAEYTEFTGNFNSIASQCLQKLPASNNRFTYNCDGHTFNFLAENGFTYCVVATESAGRQLPIAFLERIKDDFTKRYGGGKATTATPKSLSKEFGPKLKEHMKYCVDHPEEINKLAKVKAQVSEVKGVMMQNIEKVLDRGEKIELLVDKTENLRSQAQDFRQQGTKIRRKLWYENMKIKLIVLGIIIALILIIVLSVCPRFDCF, encoded by the exons ATGGGGCAACAAACGTTGATCTATAGTTTCGTTGCCCGGGGAACGGTGGTTTTGGCTGAATACACCGAGTTCACGGGTAATTTCAACAGCATTGCCTCGCAATGCCTTCAGAAATTGCCCGCGTCGAATAACAGGTTCACCTACAATTGTGATGGCCACACTTTCAATTTCCTCGCCGAGAATGGATTCA CCTACTGTGTGGTTGCTACTGAATCAGCAGGCAGGCAGCTTCCAATTGCCTTTTTGGAACGTATTAAGGATGATTTTACCAAGAGATATGGTGGAGGAAAAGCTACTACTGCTACTCCTAAAAGTCTAAGCAAGGAATTTGG GCCAAAATTAAAAGAGCACATGAAGTATTGTGTTGATCATCCTGAAGAAATTAACAAGCTTGCTAAGGTGAAAGCTCAAGTTTCAGAAGTTAAGGGAGTGATGATGCAAAACATTGAAAAG GTTCTTGATCGTGGTGAGAAGATTGAGCTTCTAGTTGATAAAACAGAGAATCTTCGATCACAG GCTCAAGATTTTAGGCAACAGGGGACCAAGATAAGGAGGAAGTTGTGGTATGAAAATATGAAGATAAAACTGATTGTGTTAGGGATTATCATAGCTTTGATTCTCATTATCGTTTTGTCAGTTTGCCCTCGCTTTGACTGTTTTTAA